Proteins from one Cyclopterus lumpus isolate fCycLum1 chromosome 11, fCycLum1.pri, whole genome shotgun sequence genomic window:
- the si:ch211-264f5.6 gene encoding carcinoembryonic antigen-related cell adhesion molecule 5, with translation MDFFFFFKSLLLLFSFMGCCVGELREVEAVLGKKVTLEHKFPMPDYVVLLWNFNDGSQSGNAVTSSVAGLQVNARFTGRLTLNTTSGFLTLGPLTAADSGDYTVSIVSVRGTQTEEMALRVLQPVSDVTVTANLPEAIEHNSTVVLTCTAKGSFLDFSWFKGAVPFVPDGKRVTLKKEGASSILTFAGVLRTDLAAPVYCQASNKLEKEKSAGFNLTVYYGPDQVTITPPKPAQFINSVANFSLTCSSSSRPAATFTWHHNQQQMDAGGPILTLKVIKDHNFGSQLAEYTCKAKNDKTNREVPSAAVSFAVIDALSSVKISGPTATLIAGDSAANLSCKAAAGAVTTVTWLKDGKPLAAAGRLAFFSNTTSMGINPVQKDDNGEYTCRFMNPINTVEASYKMVVNYGPEPAMVSGENAVEVKDLQVELECSAASVPPANFTWKFNGTMTAVKTSTYLIKMARYKNSGTYTCEAHNAVTGKNSSYTHVLSVKEEGALDEGLSDGAIAGIVIAVLVALGAAIALIVYCRQKVPVESPY, from the exons AtggactttttcttcttcttcaagtCTCTTCTGCTCCTGTTCTCTTTTATGG GATGCTGCGTGGGGGAGCTGCGTGAGGTCGAGGCGGTTCTGGGCAAAAAGGTGACCCTGGAACACAAGTTCCCCATGCCGGACTACGTGGTCCTGCTCTGGAACTTCAACGACGGCAGCCAGTCGGGCAACGCGGTCACGTCGAGCGTCGCCGGCCTGCAGGTGAACGCCCGGTTCACCGGGAGGCTGACGCTCAACACGACCAGCGGCTTCCTGACCCTCGGGCCGCTGACGGCCGCAGACAGCGGGGACTACACCGTCTCCATCGTGTCGGTCCGGGGCACCCAGACCGAGGAGATGGCGCTGCGCGTCCTGC AGCCGGTGTCCGACGTGACGGTGACGGCCAACCTGCCCGAGGCCATCGAGCACAACAGCACCGTGGTCCTGACCTGCACCGCCAAAGGCTCCTTCCTCGACTTCTCCTGGTTCAAAGGAGCCGTGCCCTTCGTGCCCGACGGCAAGCGGGTCACCCTGAAGAAG GAGGGAGCGTCCAGTATTCTGACCTTCGCCGGCGTCCTCAGGACCGACCTGGCGGCGCCCGTCTACTGCCAAGCCTCCAAcaagctggagaaggagaagagcgCCGGCTTCAACCTCACCGTCTACT ACGGACCGGACCAAGTCACCATCACCCCTCCCAAACCCGCCCAGTTCATCAACTCCGTAGCCAACTTCAGCCTGACGTGCTCGTCCAGCTCCCGCCCGGCCGCCACCTTCACCTGGCACCACAACCAGCAGCAGATGGACGCCGGGGGGCCGATCCTGACTCTCAAGGTCATCAAAGATCACAACTTTGGGAGTCAATTGGCAGAATACACGTGCAAGGCCAAAAACGACAAGACCAACCGCGAGGTCCCCTCGGCCGCCGTTTCCTTCGCCGTGATCG ATGCCCTCTCGAGTGTTAAAATCAGCGGTCCGACTGCCACCCTCATCGCCGGCGACAGCGCGGCCAACCTCAGCTGCAAGGCGGCGGCCGGCGCCGTGACCACCGTCACCTGGCTAAAGGACGGCAAGCCGCTGGCCGCCGCCGGCCGCCTGGCGTTCTTCTCCAACACGACCTCCATGGGGATCAACCCGGTGCAGAAGGACGACAACGGGGAGTACACGTGCCGGTTCATGAACCCCATCAACACCGTGGAGGCCTCCTACAAGATGGTGGTCAACT ACGGTCCCGAACCAGCGATGGTTTCGGGCGAAAATGCCGTGGAGGTGAAAGACCTCCAAGTGGAGCTGGAATGCTCCGCCGCCTCCGTCCCGCCCGCCAACTTCACCTGGAAGTTCAACGGCACGATGACCGCCGTCAAAACGTCCACGTACCTGATCAAGATGGCGCGCTACAAAAACTCCGGGACGTACACGTGCGAGGCGCACAACGCCGTCACGGGCAAGAACAGCTCGTACACCCACGTCCTGTCCGTTAAAG aggAGGGAGCGTTGGATGAGGGCCTCTCAGACGGAGCCATCGCTGGAATCGTCATCGCCGTGCTCGTCGCTCTCGGCGCCGCCATCGCCCTCATCGTTTACTGCAGACAGAAAGTACC GGTCGAGTCTCCGTACTAA